Proteins found in one Kineosporia sp. NBRC 101731 genomic segment:
- a CDS encoding iron ABC transporter permease codes for MGLLGLLVLLIVSITLSLVVGSGHVPLSDVWNGVFSPDRSVEGQLIMRELRIPRTVAGLLAGAALGLAGAVIQGVTRNPLADPGLLGINAGASAAVVFAIGWLGITAADGYIWFGFLGAAVAATLVYGVGSLGREGATPVKLALAGQATSAALIALTTAMLLKDTETYDRYRFWQVGSLTGRDAEVIAQAAPFVGVGVLLALALGPQLNALALGDDVARGLGQKVGLIRVVSAVAVVLLTGAATVIAGPIAFVGLVVPHAARMLAGADYRWLLVHCLLLAPSLLLVSDVIGRLIARPGELQVGIVTAAVGAVPFVLLVRRRKMAEL; via the coding sequence ATGGGTTTGCTGGGGCTTCTCGTGCTCCTGATCGTGTCGATCACCCTCAGCCTGGTCGTCGGGTCCGGCCATGTGCCGCTGAGCGATGTCTGGAACGGCGTGTTCAGCCCCGACCGCTCGGTCGAGGGGCAGCTGATCATGCGGGAGCTGCGGATTCCGCGCACCGTGGCCGGGCTGCTGGCCGGGGCGGCGCTGGGGCTGGCCGGGGCCGTGATCCAGGGCGTCACCCGGAACCCGCTGGCCGACCCGGGCCTGCTCGGTATCAACGCCGGGGCCTCGGCCGCGGTGGTGTTCGCCATCGGCTGGCTCGGGATCACCGCGGCCGACGGCTACATCTGGTTCGGCTTCCTCGGGGCCGCGGTGGCCGCGACCCTGGTCTACGGGGTCGGGTCGCTCGGCCGGGAGGGTGCCACCCCGGTCAAGCTCGCGCTGGCCGGGCAGGCGACGAGCGCCGCCCTGATCGCCCTGACCACGGCGATGCTGCTCAAAGACACCGAGACCTACGACCGCTACCGGTTCTGGCAGGTCGGCTCGCTGACCGGTCGGGACGCCGAGGTGATCGCGCAGGCAGCGCCGTTCGTCGGGGTCGGGGTGCTGCTCGCGCTGGCGCTCGGCCCCCAGCTCAACGCCCTGGCCCTGGGCGACGACGTGGCGCGAGGGCTGGGCCAGAAGGTCGGCCTGATCCGGGTGGTCAGCGCGGTGGCCGTGGTACTGCTGACCGGCGCGGCCACCGTCATCGCCGGGCCGATCGCGTTCGTCGGCCTGGTCGTCCCGCACGCCGCCCGGATGCTGGCCGGTGCCGACTACCGCTGGCTGCTCGTGCACTGCCTGTTGCTGGCTCCTTCGCTGCTGCTGGTCTCCGACGTGATCGGCCGGCTGATCGCCCGGCCGGGAGAGCTCCAGGTCGGCATCGTCACGGCCGCGGTCGGGGCCGTCCCGTTCGTCCTCCTGGTCCGGCGGCGGAAGATGGCCGAACTGTGA
- a CDS encoding iron chelate uptake ABC transporter family permease subunit: MSLTTDDEVRAVRRARHTGRGREVVVTTVLLGAILAAFALSLSIGDFAVPIPDVLGALAGRGNAGTHFIIIELRLPRALTAVCVGLALGLAGAVFQALLRNPLASPDMIGVTQGASVGAVLASITFGISGTALSFAALAGAVITSTLIYALAWQRGVAGYRLILVGIGVAGALTSIVSYLLTSSEVTVSQDALVWLAGSLNGSSLEQFWPLLGALVVLLPLTALASLALPVLQLGDDTAAGLGVPVERSRRLLLACAVGLTGVAVAAAGPVAFVAFVAGPVARRLLPAKGAALLPAALIGALLMLVADFAAQHLLWSSQFPVGVVTSLIGAPYLLWLLSRANRIGKGG; this comes from the coding sequence GTGAGCCTCACGACCGATGACGAGGTCCGCGCCGTGCGCCGGGCCCGGCACACGGGCCGTGGCCGGGAGGTCGTCGTCACCACGGTCCTGCTCGGGGCCATCCTGGCGGCCTTCGCGCTGAGCCTGTCGATCGGCGACTTCGCGGTGCCGATCCCCGACGTGCTGGGCGCGCTGGCCGGCCGGGGCAATGCCGGTACGCACTTCATCATCATCGAACTGCGGCTGCCCCGGGCGCTGACCGCGGTCTGCGTCGGCCTGGCACTCGGCCTGGCCGGTGCCGTCTTCCAGGCCCTGCTGCGTAATCCGCTGGCCAGCCCGGACATGATCGGCGTGACCCAGGGGGCCAGCGTCGGCGCGGTCCTGGCCTCGATCACCTTCGGGATCAGCGGGACTGCGCTCTCCTTCGCGGCGCTGGCCGGTGCCGTGATCACCTCGACCCTGATCTATGCCCTGGCCTGGCAGCGCGGCGTCGCAGGGTACCGGCTCATCCTGGTCGGCATCGGCGTGGCGGGTGCCCTCACCTCGATCGTCTCCTACCTGTTGACGAGCTCCGAGGTGACGGTGTCGCAAGACGCCCTGGTCTGGCTGGCCGGATCGCTGAACGGGTCTTCGCTGGAACAGTTCTGGCCGCTCCTGGGGGCTCTGGTGGTGCTTCTGCCACTGACGGCTCTGGCGTCGCTGGCGTTGCCCGTGCTGCAACTGGGCGACGACACCGCGGCCGGTCTCGGCGTGCCGGTCGAGCGCAGCCGCCGGCTTTTGCTGGCCTGCGCGGTCGGCCTGACCGGGGTGGCCGTCGCGGCGGCCGGGCCGGTGGCGTTCGTGGCGTTCGTGGCCGGGCCGGTGGCCCGTCGCCTGCTGCCCGCCAAGGGCGCGGCGCTGCTGCCGGCGGCCCTGATCGGTGCGCTCCTGATGCTGGTGGCGGACTTCGCCGCGCAGCACCTGCTCTGGTCCTCGCAGTTCCCGGTGGGGGTGGTCACCAGCCTGATCGGTGCCCCGTACCTGCTCTGGCTGCTGTCCCGGGCCAACCGGATCGGCAAGGGTGGATGA
- a CDS encoding ABC transporter ATP-binding protein, with product MTTEHTLIARDLHLGYEGHEVVTGLNLEVPPGQVTMIVGPNACGKSTTLRSMARLLAPTSGAILLDGKDIQQTPTKEVAGLLGILPQTPVAPDGIIVSDLVGRGRYPHQGWLRRWTAQDDEAVAEAMRATSVLDLASRPVDSLSGGQRQRVWIAMALAQRTDLLLLDEPTTYLDVAHQLEVLDLLIDLNATRGTTVVVVLHDLNLACRYADHLVAMRDGKVMAQGNPTEVVSAELINEIFGMRCSVVPDPISGTPMIVPIGRHRAGVAVTEA from the coding sequence GTGACGACCGAACACACGCTCATCGCACGGGACCTACATCTCGGGTACGAGGGCCACGAGGTGGTGACCGGTCTCAATCTCGAGGTCCCGCCCGGCCAGGTGACGATGATCGTCGGCCCGAACGCCTGCGGAAAGTCCACCACCCTGCGCTCGATGGCCCGCCTGCTCGCCCCCACCTCGGGTGCGATCCTGCTGGACGGCAAAGACATTCAGCAGACTCCGACCAAGGAGGTGGCCGGCCTGCTCGGCATCCTGCCGCAGACCCCGGTGGCTCCCGACGGAATCATCGTCAGCGACCTGGTCGGCCGCGGCCGCTACCCGCACCAGGGCTGGCTGCGCCGGTGGACGGCACAGGACGACGAGGCGGTCGCCGAGGCGATGCGGGCGACCAGTGTGCTGGACCTGGCCTCCCGGCCGGTCGATTCGCTCTCCGGCGGGCAGCGTCAGCGGGTCTGGATCGCCATGGCCCTGGCCCAGCGCACCGATCTGCTGCTGCTCGACGAGCCCACCACCTACCTCGACGTGGCCCACCAGCTCGAGGTTCTCGACCTGCTGATCGACCTGAACGCCACCCGCGGCACCACCGTCGTGGTGGTGCTGCACGATCTGAATCTGGCCTGCCGGTACGCGGACCATCTGGTCGCGATGCGGGACGGCAAGGTCATGGCGCAGGGGAACCCGACCGAGGTGGTCAGCGCCGAGCTGATCAATGAGATCTTCGGGATGCGGTGTTCTGTTGTGCCGGACCCGATCTCGGGAACCCCGATGATCGTTCCGATCGGCCGGCACCGGGCCGGTGTCGCCGTTACCGAAGCGTGA
- a CDS encoding acyltransferase translates to MAELQLEVQGEHHDIQISPEARLAGSKIKVRDNGGPCSVHIGAGVTGKWSLSVSGGSKIVIGEKSTCESAMIVAHGADIVIGEDCMFSFSVEIRATDTHAIYDIDSGDRINPDKPITVGDHVWLGKQVMILKGANVGSGSIIGARAVVSGTVPPLSVAAGVPARIVRQNVIWTRRIGKGQLDLDPAAMAIVESVRESA, encoded by the coding sequence GTGGCAGAGCTTCAACTCGAGGTCCAGGGCGAGCACCACGACATCCAGATCTCCCCGGAGGCGCGCCTGGCCGGCTCCAAGATCAAGGTGCGGGACAACGGTGGTCCCTGCTCCGTGCACATCGGCGCGGGCGTGACCGGCAAGTGGAGCCTTTCGGTCTCCGGTGGGTCGAAGATCGTCATCGGCGAGAAGTCGACCTGTGAGAGCGCCATGATCGTCGCCCACGGTGCCGACATCGTGATCGGCGAGGACTGCATGTTCTCGTTCTCGGTGGAGATCCGCGCCACCGACACCCACGCCATCTACGACATCGACTCCGGTGACCGCATCAACCCGGACAAGCCGATCACCGTCGGCGACCACGTGTGGCTGGGCAAGCAGGTGATGATCCTGAAGGGCGCGAATGTCGGCTCCGGCAGCATCATCGGCGCCCGCGCGGTGGTCTCCGGAACGGTGCCGCCGCTGTCGGTGGCCGCCGGCGTCCCCGCCCGGATCGTGCGCCAGAACGTGATCTGGACCCGCCGCATCGGCAAGGGGCAGCTCGACCTCGACCCGGCCGCGATGGCGATCGTGGAGAGCGTGCGCGAGTCAGCCTGA
- a CDS encoding pirin family protein — protein MSNVEDRPDAVVCENTPAPGIEVLGPRDVPLGGPRAMSVRRTLPQRQRSLIGPWCFLDHYGPDDVEVTGGMRVARHPHTGLATVSWLFTGEIDHVDSAGFAARVRPGEVNLMVAGHGISHQEISTPATHTLHGAQLWYALPDATRDMAPTFHHYAPEPMVDNETEIRVFLGSLAGSVSPVPTYTGPVLGAEIRLPAGVHLDLDLQPGFEHGVLTDGGSVAVDGTDMAPDHLAYLPPGRNRVRLLAGAVPVRLLLIGGEPLGEQIVMWWNFVGRDHDEISAYRAAWQAEIGAEPGLSGSAEAGDAARGRFGDFPAGQPAPLPAPVLPPLRLRPRG, from the coding sequence GTGAGCAATGTGGAGGACCGGCCCGACGCGGTGGTCTGTGAGAACACGCCGGCCCCGGGCATCGAGGTGCTCGGGCCCCGGGACGTCCCCCTGGGCGGCCCGCGCGCCATGTCGGTGCGCCGCACGCTGCCGCAGCGACAGCGCTCGCTGATCGGCCCCTGGTGCTTCCTCGACCACTACGGCCCGGACGACGTCGAGGTCACCGGGGGGATGCGGGTGGCGCGGCACCCGCACACCGGGCTCGCCACGGTGAGCTGGCTGTTCACCGGCGAGATCGACCACGTCGACTCGGCCGGGTTCGCCGCCCGGGTGCGGCCCGGGGAGGTGAACCTGATGGTGGCCGGGCACGGCATCTCGCACCAGGAGATCTCCACCCCGGCCACGCACACGCTGCACGGCGCCCAGCTCTGGTATGCGCTGCCCGACGCCACCCGCGACATGGCCCCGACGTTCCATCACTACGCACCCGAGCCGATGGTCGACAACGAGACCGAGATCCGGGTGTTCCTGGGATCGCTCGCGGGCAGCGTCTCGCCGGTGCCGACCTACACCGGGCCCGTGCTCGGCGCCGAGATCCGGCTGCCCGCCGGGGTGCATCTGGATCTTGACCTGCAACCCGGCTTCGAGCACGGGGTACTGACCGACGGGGGATCGGTGGCCGTCGACGGAACGGACATGGCACCCGACCATCTGGCCTACCTCCCACCGGGGCGGAACCGCGTCCGGCTGCTGGCGGGTGCAGTGCCGGTGCGTCTGCTGCTCATCGGTGGTGAACCCCTGGGGGAGCAGATCGTGATGTGGTGGAACTTCGTCGGGCGCGACCACGACGAGATCTCAGCCTACCGGGCCGCCTGGCAGGCTGAGATCGGCGCCGAGCCAGGGCTTTCCGGGAGCGCTGAGGCCGGCGACGCGGCGCGGGGACGCTTCGGTGACTTCCCGGCCGGGCAGCCCGCGCCCCTTCCCGCACCCGTCCTGCCTCCCCTGAGACTCCGACCGCGTGGTTGA
- a CDS encoding iron-siderophore ABC transporter substrate-binding protein, translating to MSFLLPRRRSARIAVIAIAAAAMATALTACGDSDSDASAASSETSATSVFPATIATKFGDVKIDAKPERVVALGWSDAETALALGVQPVGASDWLGFGGEGVGPWAQGKYTKAPELIATMEPEFEKIAALAPDLILDVRSSGDQKRYDTLSKIAPTVGVPEGGDNYLTTWEQQTTMISEALGVPDEGKKLISDTNAEFARYADENPDFKGKTITVGSKTSEGYGAYLTGDARVDFVEKLGFENNPTVQKQAGDSFFISVSGENLKQLDADAVLMMPIFIDAKEITDDALFKAVPAVKAGHDVVIDDTNISNAFSAGTPAATSYALEKVVPLLKTALGS from the coding sequence ATGAGTTTCCTACTGCCCCGGCGGCGTTCAGCACGCATCGCCGTCATCGCCATCGCTGCCGCGGCAATGGCAACTGCCCTGACCGCCTGCGGTGACTCCGATTCCGACGCTTCCGCGGCGTCCTCGGAAACCTCTGCCACGAGCGTCTTCCCGGCCACCATCGCGACCAAGTTCGGCGACGTGAAGATCGACGCCAAGCCCGAGCGGGTCGTCGCGCTCGGCTGGTCCGACGCCGAGACCGCGCTCGCCCTGGGCGTTCAGCCCGTCGGTGCCAGCGACTGGCTGGGCTTCGGCGGCGAGGGCGTCGGCCCGTGGGCGCAGGGGAAGTACACCAAGGCTCCCGAGCTCATCGCCACGATGGAGCCGGAGTTCGAGAAGATCGCGGCCCTGGCGCCCGACCTGATCCTCGACGTGCGCTCCAGCGGCGACCAGAAGCGTTACGACACCCTCAGTAAGATCGCCCCGACCGTGGGCGTCCCCGAGGGCGGCGACAACTACCTCACCACGTGGGAGCAGCAGACCACGATGATCTCCGAGGCGCTCGGTGTGCCGGACGAGGGCAAGAAGCTGATCTCCGACACCAACGCCGAGTTCGCCCGGTACGCCGACGAGAACCCCGACTTCAAGGGCAAGACCATCACGGTCGGCTCGAAGACCAGCGAGGGTTACGGCGCCTACCTGACGGGTGACGCCCGGGTCGACTTCGTCGAGAAGCTCGGCTTCGAGAACAACCCGACCGTGCAGAAGCAGGCCGGTGACAGCTTCTTCATCAGTGTCTCGGGCGAGAACCTGAAGCAGCTCGACGCCGACGCGGTGCTGATGATGCCGATCTTCATCGATGCCAAGGAGATCACCGACGACGCGCTGTTCAAGGCGGTCCCGGCGGTGAAGGCCGGTCACGACGTCGTCATCGACGACACGAACATCAGCAACGCGTTCTCGGCCGGTACCCCGGCAGCGACGTCTTACGCCCTGGAAAAGGTTGTGCCGCTGCTGAAAACGGCCCTCGGTTCCTGA